The genomic interval TCAATCAACCAGGGAAGAGCAGGAAAAATCTTCTTTGGAGGTGCTATGTTCTGCCAGGTCACTGACTCCTACAGTCAGGATTGATTACAAACACCCAATTAAGAGGCATTTGGAACCTGATCTTGAACGCTAATCTTgtctcttgtttttcttcaggCTTAATGATCAGCCTTGATGAATACTACAACGACCATTAGTTAAGTCTATTTTATAGTCTCCCTCAcaagcacacacacgcacataagTGTGTGTGCTTCTCCAAAGGATGTCAGCACGCATACAAGTAGCATGTTTTATGCTGGAAGGAAAGGAGCTGATAATACGCATGCCGGCTGCAGGCATATGTCTCCCTTGGATCAATTTTGAAGTACCGCCTCCCCAAAGTGAAATCTGGTTGGAAATGCCATGCACATGTTGATTCAATTGGATAAGATTTCAACTAATCTTCTCGTAAAGGTTGCTTCTTTCAAATTACAGAAATGCCCAACACACGACAACCTTGTAATACTCAAAATTCATTAGGATCCAATGTGATTGCTtataggaagaaataataaaggaaattaattttattaaacacaTGGAGTTCTATTCAAATTAAATCAGCGCTAATGcggaaagaaatcaaaaggaagaaagtagaTAATTATCTGCTTGAGCAGCAACCAAGGATGCTGCAGGTGGTAGCAACCACACTGACCTCCGCTGTTCCGAGAAGAGTTCATTTTTACCCACTCAAtagtttttttattgaatttagcTTGGTGGTGGTGCCTCTCACGTTGCCCATGTTGGGAAGTTACTTGAGATCAAAATCAGCAatgaaaagatgaggaaaaataaagcaaaggaagATCGTTCTGAATTTGCCTGGCATAAAAAGCAGGCTCTTGGACGAAaaactttgtgtttattttaacatAACTGTAGTATAagcaagaaatatatttctatagtAGTCACcgaaaaacaattagaaaaaaatgcttcagtAAGACTGTTTTTGGATTAGAAcagtacacatttttttctatcccCATTCCAAAGAGTTTGGCGATCTTCTAAGGATAGTACATCCAGACTTCAAGACTATAGATGAGTTTTGtctgattttgaaatttataaaaacgGAATCACACAAGTCAGGATGGCAGCTGCCCTTGAGGCCAAAGGTCAGAAACTTAAAGCGGACAGGAGGTGGCCTCTTCCTAGGGAGCTGGAAATGTTTGCTCTGGTTCAGTTATATGGGTGTGCTCACTTTGTAAAATTGTATCAAATGTTACACttactttgtatatttttctagatatagattataatttaatatacttttatatttagcatagaaaaaagagaattacTTTGGCAAAAAATACCCACTGTTTTCCATAAAACAAAGTCTTTGTTTGCTTTGGTCTAAGTGATGCTCTAAAACCCAAGGCTGGGACTAGGGGTACGCCCATGCCTCAGATACAAAAAAACTCACTAATCAGGATAAATAATActttaatgcaatttttaaaaattacaattaatGCAAAAGTCCATGCTGAACAAAGTAaagatcaaaacaaaaaatataacttAGGGAAACCAAAAATGGAACTTATAGTCCCCAAATTCCCTATAACAACAAAGTTACCATTGTATAATTACATTTTCAGGAATAATCAGATTTGAGGAACTAAGGGaagattcattttcattcagtgagtttatattctatgaaaataaatgGTGTTTCAAAGTTTATAAGAgcttaggaaattttaaaagtagcatTAAAGACAATGTGTGATTTATTCCAACAAAATCCCCAGACTTGAGTATCGTCTCTatttaattacagttttattgTGTTTAAGCTTCATATGAAGTTACAAGAGTGAAATCTTCCTTTGACTGCACCGAATTAAGAAAAAGACACCAATTTATTGGTTACACAAAGAAAAGGCTACAAATCTTAATGATAGAAAAGCATTTATGGGATGTTAGCCTTGCGTCTTGGTGAAATCCTACGAAACAGCCCTGACAAATCAGGCAGTGAAGTCAGGAAGTTGTCACTCAGAAGACCTCCCTTCTCCCGCATCACCACCACCTTTTTAGACTCTCTTTCTGGAGCTTCACATTCATTTCCCTAATGTTTTTAACCCAATGTCTGTGAAATTTTTATTGCTCCCCAGATGACATCTGATCTGAATGTAACCACACACCTCTTTGCTCAGCAGTATTTGTCACAAACCATTATAAATTATCATGCTGATAGTTTGCATTGCTGGGAAACCGGAAAAGCTCCATAAATTCTAACTACTGTATCAATGACATTCTTGTTTATTATGCAGATATAAAGTTTTATGAGAGTCAAGATGGCCACTTTACCACCGAAGGAAACTCCACTGGAGTAAGACCCAACCAGCTCAGTTTAAGTACTGAAAACCATTTTCAATGCACAACGAACACTGCCTTCTGACCAACACTCTGCAGGtgggttttcctttcttttctgcttttaactCTGCTTTGACACTTCACAAGCATGGAGGAGTTTGCTGGTGCAAAAGAGAGAAATCagattcctccttttcttctccattcagAACATTCTATAGCCACCTCTGGTATCAACATCACAATAAAACCAGGCAGACTAGTTAGCTAGAAATCCCAGCCCAAGATTAGTCTGCAGACAGATGATCTATGGCTCCAAGGATTGACTGATTGATACCACACCTTGTTCAATGAAAGAATTCAGGGAGTTCTAATATTATGTTTTTGATGCTTATTTGTAATGAAACCTGATTCAGGGGTGGCATACACATGGATGGTTGAATTTTAAAGCTACCAGGCACAACCTGGACATTCATTTTCCTTAAGGAAATatctccaccccctgccccaacaTCCACTGTAAAAACCTTTTTGTAAGGTTAGCACACGTTAATTATGTACTGGGCCAGTCCTGGTGTTCTTCACATGAAAATTTGTGATtgtgtgcatttcactgtatggTTAAAATTAtgagagaatattttaatttcatgataaagaagacaataaaatagaaataaaaatatttttcctaccaGAGCTTGGctatttaattacttatttattccTACACTCTAAGAAACAATTGTTTACTTGGGTCTCCAGGATGTTTTGCAATAAGCAAATTGTGAAGGAATCAATTTCTTGAGCTTTCCCATTATGAAAGCTGACTATTCAAATACCGACAGTTTCAAGAGAAATGCGGGATGTATTATGTGCGGATCATCCCCATTATTGGATTAACACATTTAGTTTGCTTAGTTTCCTATGTCCAGATGTTCTAACAATCACCAAGTTGTTAAAGATATCCTAAGAATGATAATAACGGCTTCTGAGAGGAGCTTCTAGCTTTTCAAAGGGCTTTCATATGCACTACCCTATTTTATCTTACTATAAAACGGGAACAGCAAGTACTTTTTACTGCTATTAGACATATAATATAGCTGAGACAAGGAAAGACAGTAAATATCTCAAATAAGACAAACGGCTTGTTCTTAACAGAAATGATAAGTAAAAGCTTACCAGTTCTCTGAACGTGATGTGTCAtctcaaatacatttttggaaGTAGCTTAATGTAAACTAAAAAACCCCACAATCCACCAAAACCCCAAAATCTATACTTGTGCACATCCAACATAAACTTTGGAAGTCTATGAACTTATTCCTATAGGAGTTTCTGGTGCTTTCCATTTTGCTAGGGAATTCTAACCCCCTGTAGATTTTAAAGCTGTGGATTCTTCTCACAACCAAAAGGAGATAATTGTGCCACAGGTGTAGAATTTTCAGTTGCAACCTTCAACAATAACCAGGAGTCATGTGGACCAGTCAGGAAAGATAGTGATGGCAAATGTCTTAAGTTGGTCTTCCCATATCATTTTTGGAATTTTCATTGATAAAACAATCAGGGAGCACCACTTGAAAACATGGCACAAAGATATTTTCCAGGGCCATAATCTCCATTAACCACATCAAGCTAAAGGTATCAGCCTTCAAGACTGGGCATGAGATGGCTCCTTCACAGAGAACAAATACTCACTTGCTACAATTAAAAAAGCCACCTTATTCTgtagcattaaaaaacaaaaacaaaactcaccaTCAAAATTACAGCAACAATCTTCTTGGCCTTGTCAGTTTCTTGCTGATATCACTTAAATGGTCCCTTACTCTGAGTTATAAttatcccttttcttctcatgtttaaataacaaaactaacaaaaaagttTGCTCCCCCCATCCTACCATACTCTATACCTCACATCATGATATGGCAGAGAATTATTTAAggcttgctgtgtgccagacacttgTAAACACTTTccacacattatctcattcaacTGGCTTCCCCTTACACTCCTATGCAGTTGGGTGCTGGAGCTGGCTCACACCAGCTCACAAGAACCAGATGTACACACTTCTTTGCAAGTCTGTGCACAGTGACATCACTGTAGCTTGAAACTGGCCATGGTAGGAATATTTACACTACAGAAATTGGCAAATATCACAGATCAGGACTTGACCTATCCCCTCCCTAGATCCAGTTGTTAACATtgaccagcacaccactgctAATAACTATTCTGAATTCCTTAactattatattacatatatacatggtCAAAACTCTCAGATCAGGAATTAGTAAGCATGAGTTTACTGAAATCTAATAGCACCTTATTTTGAGGAATAATGTTATTACTTGAGTATGTTTTACCagagtttcttaaaaatatctcCTATAGCAGTTTAAGTATTGGCAAaatgcaaaacataaaacaaaacaaaataaaatgaaacggAAAACAAGTCTCCAATTTGTCTAGGTGATTGACATTGTAAAAACCACCATACAGAacactggccaaaaaaaaaagaattccctgtTTCCAAGAAGTTACTGGAACACTCTATTAATGGCAACTTTCACACAAGATTAAAAAGTCAATATAATGCCCTGAAGCACTTCTGAATGGCAGAACAAAGATTCAACTGAAATTGGCATAATTTTACCTGCTGTAGTGTCCCACTGATTATTTGGAAATTGACCAACAGGACATGAATGTATGCTAATTCTCCAGGCACCAGATGTTGAATTAACCAGATGACCTCCTCTCCCTGACCATGAAAAACTAGTTTACCCCACCAAACCAACAGGTTCTTGAGGACTTCTTGCAGGTGGGAATATTTTCAtactattcttttcttctctaaaaggGTTATGTGctggcaaagaaaatattttaaataatgaaactgACTCATTTTAAAACTTGGGAAAACATATCAGTCTTTGAGAAACACTTTAGAAGTGAGATTTAAATAGACTGCTTTCCTTTGCTAAAACAATTTATATATCTAAACATCATTGAAGGTTGATATTCAGGTTCAGGTCTCTGGAGAATACACCATGTGCAGTGTGCCAGAACAGGATGACATAGATAAGACAGAGACAGGTGGTCTGCTGCATGGATGTCCAGTGAGAAAAGCAAATTTGTATCTGAGTGGACTGCCGCTTGCAATGTTAAAACATACTTTCCAACTGTGGAAAGCAGAACCTACACACAGTTCTTTCATACGAAGTGAGGAAATATAACTTAGACTGTCCCTCCCATCTATAAATCGATGCTTAGTAACTTAACCATAGAAGGAGAGAGGAATGCTAAAGCACATGAACAAACATTATATTCATCGTGAATTAacagttcttttagcattttccaTAAGAGACTTGCAGTCATTAATCTACTATAAAAATCCCTTATTAGACTTCCCCtatattcctcattttttttcaatgacaATTTGCTTGGTCATGTCAAACTCAATAAGATAAACACAGTTCTTAGATCACAAAACATGCcccagatttgttttaaaaaaatacccgACCTCACCGTCTGCCAATGCACTATTATGAGAGTGACCTATGATATTTAATAAGAACTCAAGTGAGAGTTTGGGTTTCTAATTCTTCAcctttccaggaaaaaaagacacatatatacacatttcttaACAAAAGAGTTCCAAAACCAAAAGTGTTAACAGGAAAAAGAGTATGAGAaattacacatttaaatataatCTCCCTGGTTTAGGGAACTCTGAAATCACTTAACTTAATTTAATTTCCATACCATTGACACATGATCTGGCCTAGATCAGAATCCCTCCTGGATCCATTTACATTCTAGGTGGTTCACAGACTCCCCCCCCCCATAGACACCTGCGCCCACTAGATGGTGCTGTGGCGCCCTGTTCAAACATTCTCACTTACTTGCAGTCTCTGTCTTCCAAATCGAAGTGAGGGTTGAAGTTAATCATAATTCTCTGATATGGGTCAGGAGCCTGAATCAGCCATTCACATTTTTCACTTGGGTGATAAGAATGAGGATAACCAGGAGATGTAAGGTACCCGGGGCTTTCAATTTTTATAGTATCTCCACATTTatctgcaataaaaataatattttagtagaCCTTTTCCTGACAACCAGTTAGGTATTctaaatttacatataaatgacCGGTTATTAAACACTCCATAACTTTTTAAGGGGAGCTCCAAGAGGCGCTTGCAGGTCCTTCAGGTGGCGCCAATATCAACACGCCACCAAAGGACACTCTTTGATCTCAGGAAGTCGGTTCAGGAGGAAAGTGGACTGAGATCTGATAggactccacccccaccccacacaaaGTTCCCTCCCAAGAAAAAGGTCTTCTAGCATTAAAAACATTAAGTCCACTCAATGGATGTTAACATGGTCCCCAGGGAGCCTCTGCTAGACTTAATTATCCCCCCAGAAGTGTAATCGCATTAAGGAGCAAGTTCTAAGTGAAGGCGACTAAAAGATGCTATTTGACCCTTTGTGTTGCTTTTTGATGATAAGCCTGGCCTGTGTCATTGATCAGTGGGGATTGTCATCCAGGATTTCAATTGGCTTAAAGCCaaaccttttgttgttgttgttttatctgCCCATAAATCTAAGTGATTTTGAGTTATCTCTGCTTTTGAGATCCAGATCCTCAGAGAACAAAGTATATGTGGCGAAGCAGAAGTAATTCTGCTCTACTGCTCCAAGTTGCTCAGTCTTGGAGACCAGATCAAAGTTAACtgggcagaaagaaaaataaatagctacACAGCATTAATTCTAATTACCTACATGTTGGAAAAAAGCTCCACCACACGGCGTTCCGGGTATCACATATGATGAGCTACACTGTCACAGTTTAGGAAAGGTGAGCTAACAAGTTTTGAGCCCTCCTTTCAAAAAACCCAAAAGCCAAAGTGATTCACTGAGAGCCAAAGAAACCAGTCTCTGGGCTGCTTTATTGTTCAGTGTGGACCCTCATTGTCACTTTTAATGATGGATTTCATATTGGAGAGCCTCAGCCTGCAATGCTGCCACATTTACTGATGCTTAATTTTGAGCAATAAAAATTTGGTGCATAAACTATGTAAGAGGAACAGGTATGAAAGCAGTGAAATATGTAAGCCTATCAATCACAAATTTTCAGTAATGGTATATATAGATTTTAATATTGCATCTAATAGATTCCCTGTGGAAAGAGAATGGCATTCTTTGCTCTCAGCATGAATTTATAAATCTACAGAATTTTATTACAGGAAAACCAggtcaaatggaaatgaaagatgAAGTGCACATCAAAAATGCATAAAGCTACATGCATTACAGAAATCATTTCccataaattaaaaagaagacaatataaattacattgtttttctCAATTGCTAGATGTTTTTGACTTTGTTTCTTAGACTGGGGGTAGCCTTATATGGGTTTCCTTTGCCTTGGCTTTTAGAAGCTTAAGGTTTGCCAAGAAGAAATGATGTTGTAACCAGAGTTCAGAATCTCAGCTAATGATCATATTGGACTCTGTCATGTGATTCTGCCGAGGCTcttgcattattttaaatgtgcagAAAACTCGGAAAGCGACCCCATCTCATTAAGTCTCCTCCAGCTCTGTACAAACATCATGGCAGCGTCTGGCATCTGTTAGACGAGTGAAATAAAACAGCACTGCTTGTAGCCACTCGACAGAGTCACTTCAGAAGACATTTAGGTGGATTCGGTACCACACCAGAGCTCTTTAATCTGTGACTTCTGAGAAAGTGACAGTGTAATAAGATAATGTGGACTCCTAGACTCCCTGGCTCTGTTAAATCTCTCTAACAGTTGATTAAGAAAGAGCAGTTTCTAATGATTCTGGACCATTAGTCCTAAATAAggttaatgaattaatttagcAGACACGGGTACTTGGAGGAGGTGTACATGGCTGGAGGAGGTCTGTTGAGCTACAGAGGCATTAACTGGCTCTGGTCACTGCAAGCACAGCAACATGGGTTTAACTAGTCAAGTCACCGATTGAAGCTCAGGGTCTCAGCATTCCCCAGATTTCTGCGAAGAAAATTAAgaagtatatatatttcttatgtcTGTACttacacatacacccacacacacagacatatggAGCTCACAACCTAAAGTCTGAAAGCTATTTGCATTGGATTTCAAATCCATCCTATGAACACCACCACTGATTTAATCTCCAGAGTTGTGCAGGCAGAGGTTGGGTTACTGTAATTTCTAAAGTCTGACCACTTGAGCTCTTCCAATTGGAGTGAATGTTATTTCGTTCCCTGCCAGACTATAGAAAGATGCCATCATCCGAGGTTCATTAATAAATTGAACTCCACATtcacaattgtgtgtgtgtgtgtgtgtgttttgcttcCAAGTGTATCTTGTAGAACACTGCTTGGTAGCTGTTGGCGAAATCACGAAACCTCCAAAAAGCATATTAGAAAGATTAACTTCCATCGTAAAGATGTGATTTACATTCCTCTCCGTATGAACTCCTCCACTTGTGGTCTCTTATTAAAACAATATACCACCGTAAGTAGCGGATGGTCTTTCTTTCTAATTACTCTGATTGAAATCTAAGCCagacaaaagtaaatatttgataattagTTAATAATAATTGCTGAAGACTTACTGTAAAGATAATGCCATCCCCTTGCTTCCACCTACTTTACAGTGTAAGTCAAACATGCCTACAACCAGATCccattttaaaacacattatttaGGTTACAGGATACTGTTTATAACCCAGCATGGTCTTCCATTTACTTAACAGTGAGTGGTTTTAAAAGCTAAGTGGAAGCTGCAACTAGGTTGGGGATTTTCAGATATCCTGGTGCCTTACACTGTATATATCAGATTCCTTTATTGACACGATGTAACTTTCATTCATACTCCGGACGGATCAGGGCCATTTACAAAAGCGGAGGAGGGAGTTACATCCACCAGCAAACCGCTATCTCCTGCAGGCACCCACCAGAGGAAACAGTTCGGGGGAGCTGCTCGAGAACCGGGAAGTTCTCCTGGTAAAGTGTTCATTAACTTTCAACAGCCATCAGATTTTTGAAAGGGAGTCTCATCTAATTGCCTTTGGGAGGAAACATTATTAAGATAATTGGTGTGCTGCTCTGGGAAGGTAAGCAGTTCTGCCCtgtagcagagagaggaaaacctCCACGGCCAAACAACCAACTTCAGTAGAGAGTCAGAGCACTTGAAATCTCCCTGCCCTACACCGACTGATCTTATTGCTCGATTTCTCCGCCTGGATAAAAGTTTCCTTCGCCCAGGAGGCGGCTCTCCCCGGTGGATTCAGGCAACTGGGCGCGGGTCCGGGGTCCGGACGCGGGCAGCCTGGAGCCGGGTTCACCCCCGTGGCCGCGCGTCTCCGCCTGTCACTTACCGTTGCGAAAAGCGCCGGCCGCCGAGAGGACGAGGGCGAGCTCGGCGCACAGGAGCGGCAGccccctctccatcctcccttcGCTGGGTTCCCGGGCAGACGCGGGAGAACCGAACGTGCAGGGAAAAACAGAGCACCGGGGCGATCTCAACAATCCGGAGCGCTTCCACTCCTCCCAGAGCTGTAAAATCCTCAGTCCGTCTTGGAGAAAGGAAAGCGGCGAGGCAATGCCGTGATCCGAGAGAAACCCTCCTCTTTTTGTGTCTCAAGTCGCCTGCATCCTGTCATTTAGCTCCggtttcctctctcttttcccacaCTTGTTCCTCTTCCAGGAGCCACTGCCCGGGccatgtctcaaaaaaaaaaaaaaaaaagaaaggggggcggtggtgggaggaggagggacgtAGAGAAACGCACACCAAAGCcaatttccagaaagaaaaaaaaaaaaatccggctTGTTTCTGGACCCGTTGGAGCCGAGGAGCTGGCGCCCAGGGGAGGTCCGAGGTGTCTGCGCGAAGGAGAGGAGCAAGCAATGAAAAGATGAGCGGGAGACAGAGGACTTTCACCAACTGCACCcctgcttcccccacctcctcctcccctccccttctggaGCCCTTCCCTCGCTTCCTCCCGCCCCTCTCCCCGCACGGGCTCGCCAGCAATTGCCTGACAGGAGACGGGGAGGAACAAGTTTCCCTCCGTGTGCGTTCCCCGTGCGTCTGTCCGTCTCTCCCGCAGGCCCTGTTGGGACCTTCCCGGGAAGGGAGGCGCCGGGGGTCCGCGCCCGGGGCGGGCTGGCGGGTGTGTCTGGGGGACTGGGCTTCGAGGTCGGTGGCAGCGCCGGGGTCGAGCTAGCCAACCTCGGCGTGCTCGCTCGGACCCCCGGGGAGGAGCGAGGCAGCTCGCCCAGGATCTTGGGGATCCGCCGCCGAGGCGTGCGGGGCGCTCGGGAGGTAGCGGCAGCTGCTCGCAACTCCGAACGCCCGGGAGGCGCCCGGGGCGGCCGGGTAGTGACCTGGGGCAGGAGCAGCAGGGCTCCCCTGGACGCTGCGGGTCAGGCCCGGAGGGGCTGAGGAAAGCGCGGCAGGGGTGGGGAACGCACCCCGGAGCCGGGCGAGGGTCGGCAGTGTCGCTGCCACGTAGAGCCGAGTCAGTAGATTCGCGCGGGCGAGGCTGTGCTGCAGCCCCACCCGGCCTCCCTGCCCGGTAAAGGGGCGCGCTGCTGGGCGCCTGGCGTGCTCGGGTGCCCGCCGCGCGCCGCGGGCTCCATTGTTACCCGAGATCTGGTGTCCTCTCCTCCGGGTCAGAGGGCACCCTGGAGGGTGGGAGCTGGTGTGTCTTCCAGCTAGGGGGCAGTCGTCGCCCGACCCCGCCCAGCATCCTGACTCGGAGCCCAGGTGCTCGGGGTTTGGAAATTAGGGGTCCAGGGCCCCGGGTTCCTGTGCAATCCGGGGGAGGGGAACAGTGGCGGGGGCGGGGTTTGCTCTCGGCAGGGCTCTCACGGTACCAGCTCAGACCACAGGCCAAGGTCACGCCGGccctccagctcctccccacctccGCCTCCCACGGCGGCGCGTCCTCACTGTGGGCTGGATGCCCCCCAGTTCCATCCCCGAGGGCTTTCCGGGAACTGCTGCAGAAAGCCTCTGCGGATAGGAACAGCAAGGACATTTCAGGGAACAGACAGGTTTTGGCAGCGGATCAGGCCCTTGAGAGGAGTAAATGCCCGCGGACCCCCTCCGAAGGAGTTCGTGGGGAAGGTGAAAAGGTCAGACGCCCTCTGGGAACGGCGTTTCTGCACACACCCGAAAGCAGAGCCTTATTCCTACCTGGCGCAAAGAGCTGGCAAAAGAGATTTAGGAATGTTGGCAGGAAGACTCTGGTCAAAGGTTTTGGCGGAAGAATAGGGGCGGGACGGGAGAGCGGAGGCCCAGGGCGCGCGGGCTCCGGGCGAGGGCTCAGCGCTCGCGGGAGGCGGCTGGGCGCGGGGGCGCGCGCCGGTTGGGGTGCAGGCGAGCCCCGCGCGGTGCAAAGCTGCGCCCCGGGCTCGCCCGCCCGCGCCCGGGGAGTCCCCGC from Physeter macrocephalus isolate SW-GA chromosome 11, ASM283717v5, whole genome shotgun sequence carries:
- the LOC112066468 gene encoding alanine and proline-rich secreted protein Apa-like — its product is MPPSNPASGVGQPRRKPVRANRRSRAGRLAAPWVLVSSLEAGTPRARAGEPGAQLCTARGSPAPQPARAPAPSRLPRALSPRPEPARPGPPLSRPAPILPPKPLTRVFLPTFLNLFCQLFAPEAFCSSSRKALGDGTGGHPAHSEDAPPWEAEVGRSWRAGVTLACGLSWYRCPLTRRRGHQISGNNGARGARRAPEHARRPAARPFTGQGGRVGLQHSLARANLLTRLYVAATLPTLARLRGAFPTPAALSSAPPGLTRSVQGSPAAPAPGHYPAAPGASRAFGVASSCRYLPSAPHASAADPQDPGRAASLLPGGPSEHAEVG